In Stieleria varia, one genomic interval encodes:
- a CDS encoding redoxin domain-containing protein, with translation MTDRKKSRCTARFPLASTARLSLTLLAGLLASTAGFAAPPSAAEALKLTPVQADVRYEQVPTEELSTCVVRDIDIKGWTGWEVASGDGTVLRRFADTNADNKIDLWCYFNQGIEVYRDIDGNYNRSPDQYRWLGTEGTRWGLDENEDGKIDLWKRISAEEVTAELVRALGEADPVRFTRLLATPGDLTNAGVSADAAERLVDRMKRAAADFTGLAKRQTTIGPETQWVQFAAPAPAVIPSGTDGATSDLVVYENVVAMYETKKTPGQLLVGSMIQVGDAWRLVGLPSIGTDGEPVAQSAGVFLSPGLSSGGTGALGSPADDATQRLVATLEKLDQQLLTAGDSDASKLHAARADVVERLIAAAGNKLDRETWTRQLVDTVSVATQSGKYPEGLARLAKVSATYCEGNETLAAYADYQTIATEYVTRQTKDADFEKVQTWYLESLEKFVKRYPRTNESAQAMLQLALSKEFEDKEREALGYYKTVATEFTGTDMGKKAAGAVRRLESIGKPVELQGKTIGGDAFQLSKYRGRPVVLHYWATWCEPCKQDMVLLRRLQARYKSVGLTLVGINVDASRADAEGFLKANPLTWVQLFEEGGLESSPLSNAFGVQTLPTMMLIDKQGNMARHNVRAAELDAEIEKIVK, from the coding sequence ATGACGGATCGAAAAAAAAGCCGCTGCACCGCCCGGTTCCCGCTGGCCTCTACCGCCCGGCTCTCGCTGACATTGCTGGCCGGCCTACTGGCTTCCACGGCCGGATTTGCCGCCCCGCCCTCGGCTGCGGAGGCCCTGAAATTGACGCCGGTTCAAGCGGACGTGCGTTACGAACAGGTCCCCACAGAGGAATTGTCCACCTGCGTCGTACGCGATATCGACATCAAAGGCTGGACGGGCTGGGAAGTGGCCAGCGGTGACGGCACCGTTTTGCGACGTTTTGCTGACACCAACGCCGACAACAAGATCGACTTGTGGTGCTATTTCAACCAAGGCATTGAGGTCTACCGCGACATCGACGGCAACTACAACCGCAGCCCCGATCAATATCGCTGGCTCGGCACCGAAGGCACCCGCTGGGGCTTGGACGAAAACGAAGACGGAAAGATCGATCTGTGGAAGCGGATTTCCGCCGAAGAAGTCACGGCCGAATTGGTGCGTGCACTGGGAGAAGCCGATCCGGTTCGCTTCACACGTCTGCTGGCCACCCCCGGAGACCTGACCAACGCCGGCGTCTCTGCGGACGCGGCCGAGCGTTTGGTCGATCGCATGAAACGTGCCGCAGCTGATTTCACCGGCTTGGCGAAACGTCAAACGACCATCGGGCCGGAGACCCAGTGGGTGCAGTTCGCCGCTCCCGCCCCCGCCGTGATCCCCTCGGGAACCGATGGCGCTACGTCAGATCTGGTGGTCTACGAAAATGTCGTTGCGATGTACGAAACGAAGAAAACGCCTGGCCAGTTGCTGGTCGGTTCGATGATCCAAGTCGGTGACGCATGGCGATTGGTCGGGCTGCCCAGTATCGGCACCGATGGCGAGCCCGTCGCACAGTCCGCTGGCGTTTTTCTGTCTCCAGGTCTCTCCTCCGGCGGCACCGGCGCGCTCGGCTCGCCGGCCGACGACGCGACACAGCGATTGGTCGCCACCCTCGAAAAATTGGACCAGCAACTCCTGACCGCTGGCGACAGCGACGCGTCTAAACTGCACGCCGCCCGCGCCGATGTGGTGGAGCGATTGATCGCCGCGGCCGGCAACAAGCTCGATCGGGAAACGTGGACACGTCAGTTGGTCGACACCGTCAGCGTGGCCACCCAAAGCGGCAAATACCCCGAAGGCTTGGCTCGATTGGCCAAGGTTTCGGCAACCTACTGCGAGGGCAACGAGACCCTGGCGGCGTACGCGGACTACCAGACGATCGCGACGGAGTACGTGACCCGTCAAACGAAGGACGCTGATTTCGAAAAAGTGCAAACCTGGTACTTGGAGTCCCTGGAAAAATTCGTCAAACGCTACCCACGCACCAATGAGTCCGCCCAAGCGATGTTGCAATTGGCGCTCAGCAAAGAGTTCGAGGACAAAGAACGCGAGGCCCTGGGGTACTACAAAACGGTGGCCACGGAGTTCACCGGCACCGACATGGGTAAAAAGGCCGCCGGCGCGGTTCGCCGCTTGGAGTCGATCGGTAAACCTGTCGAATTGCAAGGCAAGACGATCGGCGGCGACGCGTTTCAACTTTCCAAGTACCGCGGACGCCCCGTGGTGCTGCACTACTGGGCGACCTGGTGTGAGCCATGCAAACAAGACATGGTTCTGCTGCGTCGCCTGCAAGCACGCTACAAAAGCGTCGGTTTGACCTTGGTCGGTATCAACGTCGATGCCTCTCGCGCCGACGCGGAAGGATTCCTCAAGGCCAACCCGTTGACTTGGGTGCAGTTGTTCGAGGAAGGCGGCTTGGAGTCGAGCCCACTGTCCAACGCGTTCGGCGTGCAAACGTTGCCGACGATGATGCTGATCGACAAGCAAGGCAATATGGCCCGGCACAACGTCCGTGCCGCCGAATTGGACGCGGAAATCGAAAAGATCGTGAAGTGA